From the Maioricimonas rarisocia genome, one window contains:
- a CDS encoding TolC family protein has product MTSPVRFARHRFPLQPIRSLLTCGTIGLVLGCQSGPSAPVASHTARLPVAATAETEPPTAEEAESPAGTIRQVQHETPAGVDSETGPAAPSELSSGPAADSESLRGLEWTAVTSHPDLRRLQHEVSAAWAKARYVDELPDPTIGANVFVNPIETAAGSQRANLSVMQMIPWLGRLEAQAQQACFEAFAAQQKYEAERLRIVADLRVRWYRLYVLGRQIEVTEANQKLFESITDLATLRIRQNLGTVGDVQRGALEISRLEEQLVIFRQQVESTKAEINRLAARPAETPVPIPASLDVELPDWSHPMLRQVAWERQPAIASAHLMANATRWGVEVARLKRRPDVTFNASWFVIDDNRPATPIVDVGEDAWSLGAQVTIPLWREKYDAMEDEATWKHFASHRTVEDLQQQFDALLRDLWEQAKAADATASLYRDTIIPQAQQTLDADQQSLKDGTVEFDRVIDDIRNLLTLELGYHQAIGRLATALARIHQAVGVDLAPSRSPAPEPLPAEPVPAEHIPADPGV; this is encoded by the coding sequence ATGACTTCGCCCGTCCGGTTTGCCCGTCACCGCTTTCCCCTGCAACCGATCCGCAGTCTGCTCACCTGCGGCACGATCGGACTGGTTCTGGGGTGTCAGTCCGGCCCCTCGGCTCCGGTCGCGTCGCATACCGCAAGGCTTCCTGTTGCCGCAACGGCAGAGACAGAACCGCCGACCGCTGAGGAAGCGGAGAGTCCCGCCGGGACAATCCGGCAGGTGCAGCACGAAACTCCGGCTGGCGTTGACAGCGAAACTGGTCCAGCGGCCCCCTCAGAATTGTCGTCAGGTCCCGCTGCCGATTCCGAATCGCTCCGCGGGCTGGAGTGGACCGCCGTCACGTCGCACCCGGATCTCAGGCGGCTGCAGCACGAGGTCTCCGCGGCGTGGGCGAAAGCCCGCTACGTCGACGAGTTACCCGATCCCACGATCGGTGCCAACGTGTTCGTGAATCCGATCGAAACCGCTGCCGGTTCGCAGCGGGCCAATCTGTCGGTGATGCAGATGATTCCCTGGCTCGGCCGGCTCGAAGCGCAGGCACAGCAGGCCTGTTTCGAAGCCTTTGCCGCTCAGCAGAAGTACGAAGCGGAGCGGCTGCGCATCGTGGCCGATCTCCGCGTCCGCTGGTACCGCCTGTACGTTCTCGGACGCCAGATTGAAGTCACCGAAGCGAACCAGAAACTGTTTGAATCGATCACCGACCTGGCCACCCTCCGCATTCGCCAGAATCTGGGAACCGTTGGCGACGTTCAGCGGGGAGCCCTGGAGATCAGCCGCCTCGAAGAACAGCTTGTCATTTTCCGGCAGCAGGTCGAATCCACGAAAGCCGAGATCAATCGCCTTGCAGCCCGCCCGGCGGAAACACCCGTCCCGATCCCCGCGTCCCTCGACGTCGAACTGCCCGACTGGTCCCATCCGATGCTGCGACAGGTCGCGTGGGAGCGGCAGCCGGCAATCGCCTCGGCTCATCTGATGGCCAACGCGACCCGCTGGGGTGTCGAAGTGGCCCGGCTCAAGCGGCGACCGGACGTCACCTTCAACGCCAGCTGGTTCGTCATCGACGACAACCGCCCGGCAACGCCCATCGTCGACGTCGGCGAAGATGCCTGGTCGCTTGGAGCCCAGGTGACGATTCCCCTCTGGCGGGAAAAGTACGATGCGATGGAGGACGAGGCGACCTGGAAGCACTTCGCCTCTCACCGGACCGTCGAGGACCTGCAGCAGCAGTTCGACGCACTCCTCCGCGACCTGTGGGAACAGGCGAAGGCGGCCGACGCCACCGCAAGCCTCTATCGGGACACCATCATTCCCCAGGCGCAGCAGACTCTCGACGCAGACCAGCAGTCCCTCAAGGATGGAACCGTCGAATTCGACCGGGTCATCGACGACATCCGCAACCTGTTGACGCTGGAACTGGGCTACCATCAGGCGATCGGACGACTCGCCACGGCCCTGGCGCGAATCCATCAGGCGGTCGGCGTCGATCTGGCACCATCACGCTCGCCCGCGCCAGAACCTCTGCCTGCCGAACCCGTTCCTGCGGAACACATTCCGGCAGATCCGGGCGTATAA
- a CDS encoding lipase family protein: MLPLRTEAVPSCVRCLLLTVLAIVVVSGSAVSAGVLEFYNGFDPSKPTVIAAHGLNGTIEFDDTFGRSPSYVDKANVVGWEWDADLTSQFIVRARESGQQLAWEFAAFIASDAPDYMMPIQLVGHSLGTHVVLSAASELRELALIDSMIMMIQPAQVTLVDTGFNGTIQLEINDVLNNALLPVKMDNYWSPRLAAGTGKTYAGELANARVPIDHLSIWRWYFASLDTPPLGIIKAGGQYSVVGQYSHLDFGSVAVEMIAGKGTPTNPGDDRFKLVSW; the protein is encoded by the coding sequence ATGTTGCCGTTGCGTACCGAAGCTGTCCCATCGTGTGTCCGTTGCCTGCTGCTGACTGTGTTGGCGATTGTTGTCGTCAGCGGCAGTGCGGTCTCGGCTGGAGTGCTGGAGTTCTACAACGGCTTCGACCCGAGCAAACCGACCGTCATTGCCGCACACGGGCTGAACGGCACGATCGAGTTCGACGACACGTTCGGTCGGAGTCCGAGCTATGTGGACAAGGCCAATGTTGTCGGCTGGGAATGGGATGCGGATCTCACGTCGCAGTTCATAGTGCGGGCACGGGAATCGGGGCAGCAGCTGGCGTGGGAGTTTGCCGCGTTCATTGCGAGCGATGCGCCAGATTACATGATGCCCATTCAGCTCGTCGGTCACAGTCTGGGAACACACGTGGTGCTCTCGGCGGCGTCGGAGCTTCGCGAGCTGGCACTGATCGATTCGATGATCATGATGATCCAGCCGGCTCAGGTGACACTGGTCGACACCGGTTTTAATGGCACGATTCAGCTGGAGATCAACGACGTTCTCAACAACGCGCTGTTGCCGGTCAAGATGGACAACTACTGGTCGCCGCGGCTCGCCGCCGGGACCGGGAAGACGTATGCGGGCGAGCTGGCCAACGCCAGGGTGCCGATCGATCATCTGTCGATCTGGCGGTGGTACTTTGCGAGTCTGGATACTCCGCCGCTCGGCATCATCAAGGCGGGGGGACAGTATTCGGTCGTGGGGCAGTATTCCCACCTGGATTTCGGCTCGGTGGCGGTGGAGATGATTGCGGGGAAGGGGACGCCGACCAATCCGGGTGATGACCGGTTCAAGCTGGTGTCGTGGTAG
- a CDS encoding efflux RND transporter periplasmic adaptor subunit, whose translation MTSETRPQAPPPQPPRQTPAVTGQSGRWWLRRFVSAAIFLAVGLVLIAAVGLAQRMGWISAGGTTTATSTSGDAETIYTCPMHPQIRQPQPDRCPICGMELVPAASGNADLDEFAVHVEPAQRRLANIETAPVERAPLQATIQSVGAIAIDESRMATISSYIKGRIERLFADYTGVDVAQGDHLAVVYSPELYSAQVEYLESRKTVRQMSQSTLEVVRETQQKLAESSRERLVELGMTEEQIGELEESESAKSRLTIYSPMGGTVIEKMAVEGKYVTAGEPIYRIADLSTVWLMLELYPEDASRIRFGQRVEAEIQSLPGEVFTGRVAFIDPTVDVSRRTVGVRVEFLNSDRRLRPGDYATATIYLPVGQQGEVYDAELAGRWISPMHPQIIRDEPGDCPICGMDLVPTTRYGYSEEPVAQPASLYVPRSAVLMAGSSSVVYVETEPGRFEIRPIALGPILGDKVIVLGGLKEGESVATAGNFLIDSQMQLAGKPSLIDPTRAIAAANRPRNTPMQFEHVHVQPVASTTGEQIEGLYDAYFQIQRTLAADKRPGEEAAVRMHTLADSLAASDDVPEPARALLAEIAQLSEHLHHLEIEKARHEAFRPISHAIVELATRLRGTDAEQPFTHMFCPMVKGGAGDWLQPGGNLAPDDLRNPYWGARMLTCGEQVHVFPPEGHGGADSEAEEGETSDATPKGGGGDE comes from the coding sequence ATGACTTCCGAAACTCGTCCGCAAGCACCACCCCCGCAGCCACCGCGCCAGACACCCGCAGTCACCGGACAGTCCGGCCGCTGGTGGCTGCGCCGTTTCGTCAGTGCGGCGATCTTCCTTGCCGTTGGCCTGGTCCTGATTGCCGCCGTCGGACTGGCCCAGCGGATGGGCTGGATCTCGGCCGGCGGGACGACCACGGCCACCTCGACGTCCGGTGATGCCGAGACAATCTACACCTGCCCGATGCATCCGCAGATCCGCCAGCCCCAGCCGGATCGATGCCCGATCTGCGGCATGGAGCTGGTCCCCGCGGCCTCCGGCAACGCCGACCTCGACGAGTTCGCAGTCCATGTCGAGCCGGCTCAGCGACGGCTGGCCAACATCGAAACGGCCCCGGTCGAACGGGCTCCCCTGCAGGCGACGATTCAATCAGTCGGCGCGATCGCCATCGACGAGAGCCGCATGGCCACCATCTCCTCGTATATCAAGGGCCGCATCGAACGATTGTTCGCCGACTACACCGGCGTCGACGTCGCACAAGGGGACCACCTGGCCGTCGTCTACAGTCCCGAGCTCTACTCGGCCCAGGTGGAGTACCTCGAATCCCGCAAAACGGTTCGGCAGATGTCGCAGAGCACCCTCGAGGTCGTCCGCGAGACGCAGCAGAAGCTGGCCGAAAGCTCCCGCGAACGCCTGGTCGAACTCGGCATGACCGAGGAGCAGATCGGCGAACTCGAAGAGTCGGAATCAGCCAAGTCCCGGCTGACGATCTACTCCCCCATGGGGGGGACCGTCATCGAAAAGATGGCCGTCGAGGGGAAGTACGTCACCGCCGGTGAACCGATCTACCGCATCGCGGACCTCTCTACCGTCTGGCTGATGCTCGAACTGTATCCCGAGGACGCCTCCCGCATCCGGTTCGGCCAGCGGGTCGAGGCGGAGATCCAGTCACTCCCGGGCGAAGTCTTCACCGGCCGCGTTGCCTTCATCGATCCCACTGTCGACGTCTCCCGGCGAACCGTCGGCGTGCGGGTGGAGTTCCTCAACTCCGACCGTCGCCTGCGTCCCGGAGACTATGCGACCGCCACGATCTATCTGCCGGTCGGACAGCAGGGAGAAGTCTACGACGCCGAACTGGCCGGACGCTGGATCAGCCCGATGCATCCGCAGATCATCCGGGACGAGCCGGGCGACTGCCCCATCTGTGGCATGGACCTGGTCCCCACCACCCGGTACGGCTACAGCGAAGAACCGGTCGCCCAGCCCGCTTCGCTCTACGTGCCCCGATCGGCCGTGCTGATGGCCGGTTCCAGCAGCGTTGTCTACGTCGAGACCGAACCGGGTCGGTTCGAGATCCGCCCGATCGCTCTCGGGCCTATTCTGGGGGACAAGGTGATCGTCCTGGGCGGACTCAAAGAGGGTGAGTCGGTTGCCACCGCCGGCAACTTCCTGATCGACTCGCAGATGCAGCTGGCCGGCAAGCCGAGCTTGATCGATCCCACCCGGGCCATTGCCGCAGCAAACCGTCCTCGCAACACACCGATGCAGTTCGAGCACGTCCACGTCCAGCCGGTTGCCTCGACGACCGGGGAACAGATCGAGGGACTGTACGACGCGTACTTTCAGATCCAGCGGACGCTCGCAGCCGACAAACGTCCCGGCGAAGAGGCAGCCGTTCGAATGCACACACTGGCCGACAGTCTCGCTGCCAGCGACGACGTTCCCGAGCCGGCGCGGGCCCTGCTGGCCGAGATCGCTCAGCTCAGCGAGCACCTGCATCATCTCGAAATCGAGAAGGCCCGCCACGAAGCGTTCCGCCCGATCAGCCATGCGATCGTCGAACTCGCCACAAGGCTCCGTGGCACGGACGCGGAGCAGCCGTTCACGCACATGTTCTGCCCGATGGTGAAAGGAGGAGCAGGCGACTGGCTGCAACCGGGTGGCAACCTCGCCCCCGATGACCTTCGCAATCCTTACTGGGGTGCCCGCATGCTGACCTGCGGCGAGCAGGTGCACGTCTTTCCTCCGGAGGGTCACGGCGGGGCCGACAGTGAAGCAGAGGAAGGCGAAACGTCGGACGCAACACCGAAAGGTGGAGGAGGCGACGAGTGA
- a CDS encoding M50 family metallopeptidase, with protein MLSLKAHPSTLPPGIDYRRLMRDHSDGRIPERLPLDWPRYLLAFTIVPLCWLGMQAVHELGHVLAAVLTGGEVARVVLHPLTISRTDLAANPSPLVTAWAGPLVGTVLPVILWIVGRPFAPQHAHLARFFAGFCLIANGAYLAAGSLSRIGDSGEILRQGGNVWTQWAFAIATVPLGFRLWHGLSPRFGFGEQPHPVPARTAVSCAVLLVVGTTLELLISPR; from the coding sequence ATGCTCTCCTTGAAGGCCCACCCGTCGACTCTCCCGCCCGGCATCGACTATCGTCGACTCATGCGCGACCATTCCGACGGACGAATACCGGAGCGACTACCGCTCGACTGGCCACGGTATCTGCTGGCGTTCACGATCGTTCCGCTCTGCTGGCTCGGCATGCAGGCCGTCCACGAACTGGGACATGTATTGGCCGCTGTGCTGACCGGCGGCGAAGTTGCGCGGGTGGTGTTGCATCCGCTGACGATCTCCCGAACGGACCTTGCCGCGAACCCGTCCCCGCTGGTCACCGCGTGGGCCGGTCCACTCGTCGGCACCGTGCTGCCGGTGATCCTGTGGATTGTGGGCCGCCCGTTCGCGCCGCAGCACGCGCATCTGGCCCGGTTCTTTGCCGGCTTCTGCCTGATCGCCAACGGAGCCTACCTGGCCGCCGGCTCGCTTTCACGAATCGGGGACAGCGGCGAGATCCTGCGTCAGGGAGGCAACGTCTGGACGCAGTGGGCATTCGCGATCGCCACGGTGCCGCTCGGGTTCCGGCTGTGGCACGGCCTGAGCCCCCGCTTCGGCTTCGGCGAGCAGCCTCACCCCGTGCCGGCCAGAACAGCGGTCTCGTGTGCCGTCTTACTTGTCGTCGGCACGACGCTCGAGTTGCTCATCAGCCCGCGATAG
- a CDS encoding alcohol dehydrogenase catalytic domain-containing protein: MRAMVLMRTVSLEETDTPLELVDLPRPEPGPGEVLIEVSACGVCHTELDEIEGRLPPPALPVVPGHEVVGRVVMQGWGTSLYKNGDRVGVGWIHSSSCDRSENLSPRFRATGRDVNGGYAEFMTVPEAFATPIPEHFSDAQAAPLLCAGAVGYRALKLTQIENGQPLGLTGFGGSGHLVLQLSRHLYPETAVYVFARDADARTFAVDLGAVWAGETTERAPEALQAIIDTTPVWKPVVEALANLRPGGRLVINAIRKEDVDKEELLRLSYHEHLWMEREIKTVANITHFDIGEFLPIAAEIPIEPTVETYPLEEANRALIELWRGPVRGAKVLLIRS, encoded by the coding sequence ATGCGTGCCATGGTGCTGATGCGAACCGTCTCACTCGAGGAGACGGACACTCCGCTCGAACTGGTTGATTTGCCGCGGCCGGAGCCGGGGCCCGGAGAGGTTCTGATCGAAGTTTCCGCGTGCGGCGTCTGCCATACGGAGCTGGACGAGATCGAGGGCCGCTTGCCGCCGCCGGCCCTTCCCGTCGTTCCCGGTCACGAAGTCGTTGGCCGCGTCGTGATGCAGGGCTGGGGAACGAGCCTGTACAAAAATGGGGACCGGGTTGGCGTGGGGTGGATCCACTCCTCCAGCTGCGACCGTTCGGAGAACCTCAGTCCCAGGTTCCGGGCCACAGGGCGGGACGTCAACGGCGGTTACGCGGAGTTCATGACGGTCCCGGAAGCGTTTGCGACGCCGATTCCGGAGCACTTCAGCGACGCGCAGGCCGCACCGCTGCTGTGTGCCGGGGCGGTCGGCTACCGCGCGCTCAAACTGACGCAGATCGAGAACGGCCAGCCGCTGGGCCTGACCGGCTTCGGCGGGTCGGGGCATCTTGTTCTGCAGCTCAGCCGGCATCTGTATCCGGAGACCGCGGTCTACGTCTTCGCCCGGGATGCGGACGCCCGTACGTTTGCAGTCGACCTGGGGGCGGTCTGGGCGGGGGAAACGACGGAGCGGGCCCCGGAGGCCCTTCAGGCGATCATCGACACCACTCCGGTCTGGAAGCCGGTTGTCGAGGCCCTGGCGAACCTGCGGCCGGGGGGACGGTTGGTGATCAACGCGATTCGCAAGGAGGACGTCGACAAAGAGGAACTGCTGAGGCTGAGCTATCACGAGCATTTGTGGATGGAGCGCGAGATCAAAACGGTCGCCAACATCACGCACTTCGACATCGGGGAGTTTCTCCCGATCGCCGCGGAAATCCCGATTGAGCCGACCGTCGAGACGTATCCGCTCGAGGAGGCGAACCGGGCACTGATCGAGTTGTGGCGGGGACCGGTCCGGGGGGCGAAGGTGCTGTTGATCCGGTCGTGA
- a CDS encoding FAD-dependent oxidoreductase has product MQRAVDDIIVGQGLAGTTLAWALRGRGRRVVVIDPEEAVTSSRIAAGLITPVTGQRLVPTWRQQEFWPVACDFYRRVEAETKTKFFERRSMVRLFVSESERQRYCDRADAELAGLVRDPEQPLNADCFDASLGAFEMPDGGRLDVATYLDASRAWLRANNAMVSGRIDPLRDVNLKDDGVVLPGFGLRAERLVFCEGAAGRGNPWFDSVRFRPAKGEILTLQIPGLEEDRVIHRGIWLVRVADDRYMAGSTYEWEQLDCEPTPAGREEICERLRAFLRLPFEVVGHMAAVRPALADFRPVLGPHPEHPQLVCFNGLGAKGSLQAPFFARQLAALLAGEGAIDDEVNVLRMFPERANGLKPPTAMSSGREPRRQLTRQAHDIVREVLAVGDVAVDATAGNGHDTRLLAQLVGDGGKVFAFDVQEEALVRTEKRLREAGLTHVMLLQRDHAELAAAIPVELHGRIAAVMFNLGYLPGGDHSVVTRTDATLQALEAALELVRPGGVMTVMVYRGHPGGQEEAAAVERLLVDLDPHRWDHRTVDNQSAGTGPRLHIVRRRSPSEAGHDAEDAQCVPWC; this is encoded by the coding sequence GTGCAGCGCGCGGTTGACGACATCATCGTGGGGCAGGGACTGGCGGGGACAACGCTCGCCTGGGCGCTGCGCGGACGGGGCCGGCGGGTGGTCGTGATCGATCCGGAAGAGGCGGTCACTTCGTCACGGATCGCAGCAGGTCTCATCACACCGGTCACCGGTCAGCGACTGGTGCCGACCTGGAGACAGCAGGAATTCTGGCCGGTCGCCTGCGACTTCTATCGCAGGGTGGAAGCGGAGACGAAGACGAAGTTCTTCGAGCGACGTTCGATGGTGCGGCTGTTCGTCAGCGAATCGGAGCGACAGCGGTACTGTGATCGCGCGGATGCAGAACTGGCCGGGCTCGTTCGGGACCCCGAACAACCGCTGAATGCGGATTGTTTCGACGCATCGTTGGGAGCCTTCGAGATGCCCGACGGGGGCCGGCTGGATGTCGCGACGTATCTCGATGCCAGCCGTGCGTGGCTGCGGGCAAACAACGCGATGGTTTCTGGTCGCATCGATCCTCTGCGGGATGTCAATCTGAAGGACGACGGCGTCGTGCTGCCGGGGTTCGGTCTGCGGGCCGAGCGGCTGGTCTTCTGTGAGGGGGCGGCCGGACGGGGCAATCCGTGGTTCGATTCTGTCCGTTTCCGACCGGCCAAGGGAGAGATCCTTACGCTGCAGATTCCCGGCCTGGAAGAGGACCGCGTGATTCATCGCGGCATCTGGCTGGTTCGCGTTGCGGACGACCGATACATGGCCGGCTCGACGTACGAATGGGAGCAGCTTGACTGTGAGCCGACCCCTGCCGGGCGCGAGGAGATCTGTGAGCGGCTGCGTGCGTTTCTGAGGCTGCCGTTCGAGGTGGTGGGACATATGGCGGCGGTCCGACCCGCGCTGGCCGACTTCAGGCCGGTGCTGGGACCGCATCCTGAACATCCGCAACTGGTCTGCTTCAACGGGCTGGGGGCGAAGGGATCGCTGCAGGCCCCGTTCTTCGCGAGGCAGCTGGCGGCGCTCCTTGCCGGTGAGGGGGCGATCGACGACGAAGTGAACGTGCTGCGGATGTTTCCAGAGCGTGCGAACGGGTTGAAGCCGCCGACGGCAATGAGTTCCGGCCGGGAACCGCGCAGGCAGCTGACGCGGCAGGCACACGACATTGTGCGTGAAGTTCTGGCGGTCGGTGATGTGGCGGTCGATGCGACTGCGGGGAACGGCCACGACACGCGGCTGCTGGCGCAGCTTGTCGGCGATGGCGGGAAGGTGTTTGCCTTCGATGTTCAGGAAGAGGCGCTGGTCCGTACGGAGAAGCGGCTGCGTGAGGCGGGGCTGACGCACGTCATGCTGCTGCAGCGCGACCATGCCGAGCTGGCGGCGGCGATTCCGGTCGAGCTGCACGGTCGGATCGCCGCGGTCATGTTCAACCTGGGGTACCTGCCGGGTGGGGATCATTCGGTCGTGACGCGGACCGATGCGACATTGCAGGCACTGGAAGCCGCCCTCGAGCTTGTCCGACCCGGTGGGGTGATGACGGTGATGGTCTACCGGGGGCATCCTGGCGGACAGGAGGAGGCGGCAGCGGTCGAGCGGCTTCTCGTGGATCTCGATCCGCATCGGTGGGATCACCGGACTGTCGATAATCAGTCGGCTGGGACGGGCCCGCGTCTGCACATTGTTCGTCGACGGTCGCCATCTGAAGCCGGGCACGATGCGGAGGACGCACAATGCGTGCCATGGTGCTGA
- a CDS encoding enolase-like domain-containing protein, which yields MAYHIESIDLFVRETPPNRMTFTIGKQKGADAPPPKRRPRGILLVRMQLTDDQGRRTWGVAGDRPSFGWLDKRSDYGPEEKLDRLLALVRRARDLYLEQPRFDTPFEQWHDRLEPIRLQGKAANHEGLSIAYASALFERAMIDAVCRMEELSFFEAVRQNRLGFDAGSVFPELKSIRLQDHLPQRPRTRFAIRHTVGLADPLTADDLPESERVNDGEPETLAEYVQRDGLKFFKVKISGDAEADLHRLGRIWDVIVDVEDPVVTLDGNESYTDINAFARFVERFEAEQLGIFQHTSFIEQPLTRALTHDPSTADAIAKITRHKPVIIDEADESLDSFPSALAIGYSGTSHKNCKGVFKSLVNFCRCRQLEAQDRIVIQSGEDLSNMPMVPLHQDFAALGVLDILDCERNGHHYSYGLSHLTETEKRHVRTAHRDLYTPRDGELFLNIRNGMVQCESLQCRGFGVAFPPEWNALIPLDDWDIAW from the coding sequence ATGGCGTACCACATCGAATCGATCGACCTGTTTGTCCGCGAAACACCGCCGAACCGCATGACATTCACGATCGGCAAGCAGAAGGGTGCCGACGCACCACCCCCCAAGCGTCGACCGCGCGGAATCCTGCTGGTCCGCATGCAGCTGACCGACGACCAGGGCCGCCGCACCTGGGGTGTCGCGGGCGATCGGCCTTCGTTCGGCTGGCTCGACAAGCGGAGCGACTATGGCCCCGAGGAGAAGCTCGACCGGTTGCTGGCGCTCGTCCGGCGGGCCCGCGATCTCTACCTCGAGCAGCCCCGCTTCGATACGCCGTTCGAGCAGTGGCACGACCGACTGGAACCAATCCGGCTGCAGGGCAAAGCCGCGAACCACGAGGGACTCAGCATCGCGTACGCCTCAGCACTGTTCGAGCGTGCGATGATCGATGCGGTCTGCAGGATGGAAGAACTCTCGTTCTTTGAAGCCGTCCGTCAGAATCGCCTCGGCTTCGACGCCGGCTCGGTCTTCCCCGAACTGAAGTCGATCCGGCTGCAGGACCACCTGCCGCAACGACCGCGGACCCGCTTCGCGATCCGTCACACCGTCGGACTGGCCGATCCGCTCACGGCAGACGACCTGCCTGAATCAGAGCGGGTCAACGATGGCGAACCGGAGACACTGGCCGAATACGTGCAGCGGGACGGGCTGAAGTTCTTCAAGGTGAAGATCTCCGGCGACGCCGAGGCCGACCTGCATCGCCTGGGACGCATCTGGGACGTCATCGTCGATGTGGAAGATCCGGTCGTCACGCTGGACGGCAACGAAAGCTATACCGACATCAACGCCTTCGCCCGCTTCGTCGAACGGTTCGAAGCGGAACAGCTCGGCATCTTCCAGCACACCAGCTTTATCGAGCAGCCGCTCACCCGGGCCCTTACGCACGATCCCTCCACAGCAGACGCGATCGCGAAGATCACCCGCCATAAGCCGGTCATCATTGACGAAGCGGACGAGAGCCTCGACTCGTTCCCCTCGGCCCTGGCCATCGGCTACTCGGGAACGTCCCACAAGAACTGCAAGGGTGTCTTCAAGTCGCTCGTCAACTTCTGTCGCTGCCGGCAGCTGGAAGCACAGGACCGCATCGTCATCCAGTCCGGCGAAGATCTCTCCAACATGCCGATGGTCCCCCTGCACCAGGACTTCGCCGCCCTGGGCGTGCTCGACATCCTCGACTGCGAACGGAACGGGCACCACTACAGCTATGGGCTGAGTCATCTGACGGAGACCGAGAAGCGGCACGTTCGTACGGCCCACCGGGATCTGTATACGCCCCGAGACGGCGAACTGTTCCTGAACATCCGCAACGGCATGGTGCAGTGTGAGTCGCTGCAGTGCCGGGGCTTCGGCGTGGCCTTCCCTCCCGAATGGAACGCGTTGATCCCGCTGGACGACTGGGACATCGCGTGGTGA